DNA sequence from the Gallaecimonas pentaromativorans genome:
GAATTTACCAAACTCGGACACTTCGGTGTCGGCCAGTACCTCGCAGCCTTCGGCGCGCAGCGCTTCAAGCAAGGCGTCCAAATCGGCCACCCGGAAGTTGACCATAAAAGGTGCGCGGCTGGGGGCCATTTTCTGGCCGCCTTGGGCGAACACGCTCCAAATGGTCATCCCCGGCGCACTGCCCTCGCCGCCCCATTGAAACACCGCCCCGCCCCAGTCGGCTACATCAAGATCCAGATGCTCGCGATACCAGGCGCCAAGGCGCTGCGGGTCGGGGGAGGTAAAAAAGAGGCCGCCAATACCGGTTACCCGTTTCATACGCGTTGCTCCTTAAAGACGTGGGTTGCGTTGATGTGCAGATCGTGACTCGGGCAAGAGAACATGCGCCGGTACGGGTTACGTTGCCGCCCCAGCGCATAGGCCGGCCCCCTATTGTTCTAAAGTCGAGCCCAGGGGTGCCCGGTGGCCACGCCACTCGGGCAGCCCTGGCAAAATGGTTTCAAAGAAATGGCGGCCTGCGGTAAAGGTTGGTTGCAACCTGGCAAACTGCGCCGGCCTAACCCAGCGCACCGCCGCTATCTCGGCAGGGGCTGGGTCCAAGGTAGAAGACATAGGTGCAGCCAGCCACCAATGCAACCGATAGGCCGCGCCCTCGGCCGGACATTGCCAGACGCAGCGCAGCGGCCGCACCGCCAAGGCCAGCTCTTCTTGCATCTCCCGGACAAGCGCCTGAGGCTCGGTCTCTTTAGCATTGAGCTTGCCCGATGGGGGCGTCCAATAACCGGCAGCCGGGATACCGGCGGCCCGCTGTACCACCAGTACCTTACCCGCCCGCACTATCACCGCAACCACGGCCGTTTTCATAACAGCTCGGGCGCCAGCACGGTACTTATAACGCATTGCTGCTCGCCGGCGCGTGTGCGGCTACTCAGCCACCACAGCGCCCCCTTTTTAATGGCCCAAGGCATTGGCTGGCCGGTAAGCAACAACGACGCCAGTAACCCCAAACTGGGCTGATGCCCCACCAGCAACACCGGCGCAGGGCCCAAAGGCCAGTGGCAGAGGGTCACGAGCTCTTGCACCTGGCAGCCGGGAGCTAGCAACTTCGATACCTCCATCTTCTGGCGAAAAACCTTGGCGGTTTCCAGGGTACGCGCCGCCGGGCTCACCAAGAGCCGAAGCCCGCCCGGGCCATGGCGGCCCAGCCAGGCAGCCATCTTGCTTGCCTGCTGCAGCCCTTTGGGTGATAGCGGCCGCTCAAGGTCGTCAATGCCGTCCAAAGCTTCGGCATGCCGCCACAATAAAAGCTCCATACTCACCTGCCCTCTTCGTCATCGGCCTCCATAGCAGTGTAGGCTCGGCAGCTCTGTACTGGGCTCCCCTAC
Encoded proteins:
- a CDS encoding VOC family protein; the encoded protein is MKRVTGIGGLFFTSPDPQRLGAWYREHLDLDVADWGGAVFQWGGEGSAPGMTIWSVFAQGGQKMAPSRAPFMVNFRVADLDALLEALRAEGCEVLADTEVSEFGKFGWVMDPDGNKVELWEPPPGQ
- a CDS encoding NUDIX domain-containing protein, giving the protein MKTAVVAVIVRAGKVLVVQRAAGIPAAGYWTPPSGKLNAKETEPQALVREMQEELALAVRPLRCVWQCPAEGAAYRLHWWLAAPMSSTLDPAPAEIAAVRWVRPAQFARLQPTFTAGRHFFETILPGLPEWRGHRAPLGSTLEQ
- a CDS encoding SixA phosphatase family protein; the encoded protein is MELLLWRHAEALDGIDDLERPLSPKGLQQASKMAAWLGRHGPGGLRLLVSPAARTLETAKVFRQKMEVSKLLAPGCQVQELVTLCHWPLGPAPVLLVGHQPSLGLLASLLLTGQPMPWAIKKGALWWLSSRTRAGEQQCVISTVLAPELL